The following are encoded together in the Microtus pennsylvanicus isolate mMicPen1 chromosome 8, mMicPen1.hap1, whole genome shotgun sequence genome:
- the Tapbpl gene encoding tapasin-related protein codes for MGSEPSWCLLLCLALSGAAGTEPPTAERPWQPTDIVLDCFLVTEDRHRGAFASKGDRERALLVLKQVPVPDDGSLDDITDFQASTVDKDDQPVIFEASVDLVQIPQAEALLHADCSGKVVTCEISQYFLHARPEATSERAAWFMSNVQVSRGGPSVSMVMKTLEDAETGAVWHPTQNLPLSPQGTVKVAVEFQVTSETQALNRLLGSPVTLHCSFSRAPSLDLTGVEWRLQHKGSGQLVYSWKAGQVQAMRKGATLEPEQLHAAGDASLTLANLTLKDEGTYICQITTSLYQAQQIIPLDILAPPKVQLNLANKDLPPSLICSAAGYYPLDVVVTWIREEQGGIPAQVSGASFSSIRQSMMGTYSISSTVTAEPGLAGATYICQVTHISLEEPLRVSMRVLPNTEPTTVFGGFFATVLFVLALLFLKLWRQQDLP; via the exons ATGGGCTCGGAGCCCAGCTGGTGTCTGCTGCTCTGTCTGGCTCTCTCTGGGGCAGCTGGGACTG AGCCCCCCACAGCAGAGAGACCGTGGCAGCCCACTGACATAGTCTTGGACTGCTTCTTGGTGACAGAAGACAGGCATCGAGGGGCTTTTGCCAGcaaaggggacagggagagggccCTGCTTGTGCTGAAGCAGGTGCCAGTGCCGGATGATGGCTCCCTAGACGACATCACTGATTTCCAAGCCAGCACAGTGGACAAAGACGACCAGCCTGTTATCTTCGAGGCTTCAG TGGACTTGGTACAGATCCCTCAGGCGGAGGCCTTGCTCCATGCAGACTGCAGCGGGAAGGTGGTAACCTGTGAGATCTCCCAGTACTTCCTCCATGCTAGACCAGAGGCCACTTCAGAGAGAGCAGCTTGGTTCATGAGCAACGTGCAGGTATCTAGAGGGGGACCCAGTGTCTCCATGGTGATGAAGACTCTAGAAGATGCTGAAACTGGAGCTGTCTGGCACCCTACACAGAACCTACCCCTGAGTCCCCAGGGTACGGTCAAGGTTGCAG TGGAGTTCCAGGTGACGTCAGAGACCCAAGCCCTGAATCGCCTGCTGGGGTCCCCTGTGACCTTGCACTGCAGTTTCTCCAGGGCACCCAGCCTGGACCTCACTGGGGTGGAGTGGCGGCTGCAGCACAAAGGCAGCGGGCAGCTGGTGTACAGCTGGAAGGCAGGGCAGGTGCAGGCTATGCGCAAGGGCGCAACGCTGGAGCCTGAGCAGCTGCATGCGGCTGGGGATGCCTCGCTCACCTTAGCCAACCTCACTCTGAAGGATGAGGGGACCTACATCTGCCAGATCACTACCTCTCTGTACCAAGCTCAGCAAATCATCCCCCTTGACATCCTAG CTCCCCCCAAAGTACAACTGAACTTGGCAAACAAGGATCTGCCCCCCTCCCTGATCTGCAGTGCCGCTGGCTATTACCCTCTGGATGTGGTGGTGACATGGATTCGGGAGGAGCAGGGTGGAATTCCAGCCCAAGTCTCTGGggcctccttctccagcatcaggcAAAGCATGATGGGGACCTACAGCATCTCTTCCACCGTGACAGCTGAGCCCGGCCTGGCAGGCGCCACTTACATCTGCCAAGTTACCCACATCTCCCTGGAGGAGCCGCTGAGAGTCAGCATGAGGGTTTTACCCAACACAG AGCCAACAACAGTCTTTGGAGGCTTCTTTGCCACCGTTCTCTTCGTTCTTGCGCTGTTGTTTCTGAAACTCTGGAGACAGCAAG ATCTGCCATGA
- the LOC142855307 gene encoding uncharacterized protein LOC142855307 encodes MGTGCEMPVTGVLCTEPVTGVLCTEPVTGVLCTVPVTGVLRTAPVTSVLCTEPVTGVLCTEPVTSVLCTEPVTGVLCTEPVTSVLCTEPVTGVLCTEPVTGVLRTVPVTGVLCTEPVTGVLCTEPVTGVLCTEPVTGVLCTAPVTGVLCTVPVTGVLCTAPVTGVLCTEPVTGVLCTEPVTGVLCTVPVTGVLCTAVPAWGLASGAVCFSSFSIFSGTILPRLNSALPPLLHSPCMPCANRG; translated from the exons ATGGGAACTGGGTGTGAAATG CCTGTGACAGGTGTGCTGTGCACTGAGCCCGTGACGGGTGTGCTGTGCACTGAGCCTGTGACAGGTGTGCTGTGCACTGTGCCCGTGACAGGTGTGCTGCGCACTGCGCCCGTGACAAGTGTGCTGTGCACTGAGCCTGTGACAGGTGTGCTGTGCACTGAGCCTGTGACAAGTGTGCTGTGCACTGAGCCTGTGACAGGCGTGCTGTGCACTGAGCCTGTGACAAGTGTGCTGTGCACTGAGCCTGTGACAGGTGTGCTGTGCACTGAGCCCGTGACAG GTGTGCTGCGCACTGTGCCCGTGACGGGTGTGCTGTGCACTGAGCCCGTGACGGGTGTGCTGTGCACTGAGCCCGTGACAGGTGTGCTGTGCACTGAGCCTGTGACAGGTGTGCTGTGCACTGCGCCCGTGACAG GTGTGCTGTGCACTGTGCCCGTGACAGGTGTGCTGTGCACTGCGCCTGTGACAGGTGTGCTGTGCACTGAGCCTGTGACAGGTGTGCTGTGCACTGAGCCTGTGACAGGTGTGCTGTGCACTGTGCCCGTGACAGGCGTGCTGTGCACTGCTGTGCCAGCATGGGGCCTCGCATCTGGAGCTGTCTGCTTCTCCTCCTTCAGTATCTTCTCTGGAACCATCCTCCCCCGTCTGAATTCTGCattgcctcctctcctccactccccttGCATGCCCTGTGCGAATAGAGGCTGA
- the Vamp1 gene encoding vesicle-associated membrane protein 1 gives MSAPAQPPAEGTEGAAPGGGPPGPPPNLTSNRRLQQTQAQVEEVVDIMRVNVDKVLERDQKLSELDDRADALQAGASQFESSAAKLKRKYWWKNCKMMIMLGAICAIIVVVIVIYFFT, from the exons AT GTCTGCTCCAGCTCAGCCACCCGCTGAAGGAACAGAAGGGGCTGCCCCAGGTGGAGGTCCTCCTGGTCCTCCTCCTAATTTGACCAGTAATAGACGACTACAGCAAACCCAGGCACAAGTGGAGGAG GTGGTGGACATCATGCGTGTGAATGTGGACAAGGTCCTAGAGAGGGACCAGAAGCTGTCAGAGTTGGATGACCGAGCTGACGCCTTGCAGGCCGGAGCGTCACAGTTTGAGAGCAGTGCTGCCAAGCTGAAAAGGAAGTACTGGTGGAAAAACTGCAAG ATGATGATCATGCTGGGAGCTATCTGTGCCATCATCGTGGTCGTTATTGTAA TCTACTTTTTTACTTGA